The window ATTTACCTCTGTCCATCCTGTTCGGTTCCCCCGACCCGTTCACCCCGAGTGCCGGCCCGTCCTCTTGGCCCGGTGTATCGAGGGGCACTCTCACCGGGAGCGCTGCTACTCGCGCTGCTGTTGGCAGTGCCGACGTTGGCCGCCACCGAGCCGACCATCGTGGTCGGCGCCAAGAACTTCACCGAAGGCACCATCCTCGGCGAGATCATGGCGCAAACGCTGGAGCAACACGCCGGTGTGCGCGTGGAGCGGCGCTTCAATCTCGCCGGAACGAAAGTGGCGTTCGACGCGTTGCAACACGGCGCCATCGACGCGTATGCCGAGTACACCGGCACCGGGCTGCGCGAGATCGTCGGCGATGCCAGCGCGGTGGCCGGCGCCAGCGACGCCTTCGCGCGCGTCAGCCGCGCCTTCAGCGAGCAGTACGATTTGGTCTGGCTGGCGCCGTTTGGGTTCAACAACACCTACGTGCTGATCATGCGCGCCGCGCACGCGCGCGAGTTGCAACTCGCGTCGGTGAGCGACGCGGCCGCGCATCCGCTGCGCTACGGCATGTCGCACGAGTTCTTGCAGCGCGAAGACGGCATGCCGGGATTGCTCCGCGTCTACGGCTTGCAGACCGCGTCGCTCGTCGGCATGGAGCACGACCTCGCGTATCAAGCGCTCGCCGATGGCGCGATCGAAGTCTCCGACGGCTACTCCACCGACGCGAAAATCGTCGCCGGCAATCTCGTCGCGTTGCGTGACGATCGGAACTTCTTTCCGCCATACGAAGCCGCGCCGTTGGTGCGCCGCGATCTGTTGACGCGCGTTCCGCGCGCCGCCGAGGCGCTCGCGTTGCTCGCCGGCCGACTCGACGAAGCGGCGATGCGGCGGCTCAATCATCGGGTCGAGTTCGAACGGCGCGAACCGGCTGACGTCGCGGCGTCGTTTCTACGCGAGGTGGGCATCGGCGTTGAGCACGCCACCGGCGAGGTGCGGTCACGCTCGCTGCTCGCGCTGTTGTGGCAACGCCGCTTCATCACGTTGAATCTGGCGAGCTGGCACCTGCTGCTCACCGGAATTGCGGAAGCGCTCGCGTGCATGGTCGCCATCCCCCTCGGCATCGCCGCCAGTCGAAAGCCACGCCTTGCATCGACTGTGCTCGGGATTGCCGGCGTGCTGCAGACGATCCCATCGATCGCGCTGCTCGCCTTCATGCTGCCGTTCTTTGGTATCGGCGCGCGCCCGGCGATCGTGGCGCTGTTTCTCTACGGGCTGTTGCCGATCATCCGCAACACGGTGACGGGATTGCGCAGCGTCGATGCGAAGCTGATCGAAGTCGGCCTCGGCCT is drawn from Deltaproteobacteria bacterium and contains these coding sequences:
- a CDS encoding ABC transporter permease subunit; this translates as MGPTRGERIYLCPSCSVPPTRSPRVPARPLGPVYRGALSPGALLLALLLAVPTLAATEPTIVVGAKNFTEGTILGEIMAQTLEQHAGVRVERRFNLAGTKVAFDALQHGAIDAYAEYTGTGLREIVGDASAVAGASDAFARVSRAFSEQYDLVWLAPFGFNNTYVLIMRAAHARELQLASVSDAAAHPLRYGMSHEFLQREDGMPGLLRVYGLQTASLVGMEHDLAYQALADGAIEVSDGYSTDAKIVAGNLVALRDDRNFFPPYEAAPLVRRDLLTRVPRAAEALALLAGRLDEAAMRRLNHRVEFERREPADVAASFLREVGIGVEHATGEVRSRSLLALLWQRRFITLNLASWHLLLTGIAEALACMVAIPLGIAASRKPRLASTVLGIAGVLQTIPSIALLAFMLPFFGIGARPAIVALFLYGLLPIIRNTVTGLRSVDAKLIEVGLGLGMRPRQLLWQVELPLAAPVILAGVRTSSVINIGTATLAAFIGAGGLGDPIVTGLTVSDTNLVLSGALPAAALALVVDAALGQVERWATPRGLRIGRDAT